In the genome of Gemmatimonadota bacterium, one region contains:
- a CDS encoding sigma-70 family RNA polymerase sigma factor — protein sequence MSTLIQDDTYNIQLCLQGNANAFEPLVRRYQNAAFAVALGYLRDRSDAEDVVQDAFISAFCKLSQLKDPAVFGSWFHRIVVNRCKEWVRRSGIGRKVHVDADSSGLREEYAISDRIHRKYIERLELWDEVEQLPEHYRQVVTLYYYTGFTQKEIAAFLNIPESTVRGRLYQSRIRLKNALSLQEKESIAMSQIDVTEEVQDVVCKLAREDFEETIDMGDVENIVLYCGVSTEVEIVRTEGEQLLVRGSKIGLGYSEEEARHNLGGFAVSHDTVDDFYKSGPHEGELFVGVDSTGNENTAMTSRISDLWRRDLMNNWMLDEVCIGVRLVDLYPDLKSDIDAFPPLPKQIRASLSKSIRISIHSMEVRPIHVPNSAMTGSIKDVFQVYWSDASKVFGPASYCHVSIEVPTGKNISVFRAKRINAEGLNGSLMVYACQSCQITDIAKDVYLFNSMFSDIHEVGGMFCQRMYEFGAANYHEGTIRNKDVWEGNLSNVKGGVDIDVGRLVLDAQDLAGDISIYNRFGTTRLSQSSRESGTRCNLRTVSGETKLVLDESLAKKVSLVMYTRCGVLKLGKAKDEMRIYSTYNDGHRITAGTTYDTTQADYLLLTESGTAEVELLNGSDS from the coding sequence TGCTTTCGCCGTGGCTTTGGGTTACCTCCGGGACCGGTCAGATGCAGAGGATGTGGTGCAGGATGCCTTTATCTCGGCCTTCTGTAAGTTATCGCAACTGAAGGACCCGGCCGTTTTCGGCAGTTGGTTTCACCGAATCGTTGTCAACCGGTGCAAGGAGTGGGTTCGCCGAAGCGGGATCGGTCGAAAAGTCCACGTTGATGCGGATTCCAGTGGATTACGCGAAGAATACGCCATTTCGGATCGTATCCACCGAAAATACATAGAGCGTCTTGAGCTCTGGGATGAAGTCGAACAACTCCCGGAACACTATCGCCAGGTCGTCACGTTGTATTATTACACCGGTTTTACACAGAAAGAAATAGCTGCTTTTCTAAATATCCCAGAGTCGACGGTGAGAGGACGGCTGTATCAATCCCGAATCCGTCTGAAAAACGCTCTGTCGCTCCAGGAAAAGGAGTCTATCGCCATGAGCCAGATCGACGTAACGGAGGAAGTTCAGGATGTCGTTTGCAAGCTCGCCAGGGAGGATTTCGAAGAAACGATCGACATGGGCGACGTAGAGAACATCGTCCTTTATTGTGGTGTCAGTACGGAAGTGGAAATCGTCCGGACCGAAGGAGAGCAGTTGCTAGTCAGAGGGTCGAAAATCGGACTTGGCTATTCCGAAGAAGAGGCACGTCACAACCTTGGCGGATTTGCCGTTTCCCACGATACCGTCGATGATTTCTATAAATCCGGTCCCCATGAAGGCGAACTTTTCGTCGGTGTAGATTCAACAGGCAACGAGAACACAGCCATGACCAGCCGAATCAGCGACCTCTGGAGACGGGACCTGATGAACAACTGGATGCTGGACGAAGTGTGTATCGGCGTCAGGCTGGTCGATCTGTATCCGGATCTTAAATCCGATATCGATGCGTTTCCTCCACTGCCAAAGCAAATACGAGCGAGCTTGAGCAAATCAATAAGGATTTCGATTCATTCGATGGAAGTACGGCCGATACATGTACCGAACTCCGCCATGACGGGAAGTATCAAAGACGTCTTTCAGGTTTACTGGTCCGACGCTTCCAAGGTGTTCGGACCGGCCTCGTACTGTCATGTTTCCATTGAGGTTCCGACCGGAAAGAACATTTCGGTGTTCAGAGCGAAGCGAATCAACGCGGAGGGTTTGAATGGTAGTCTGATGGTATATGCCTGCCAATCCTGCCAGATAACCGATATCGCGAAGGATGTGTACCTGTTTAACAGCATGTTTTCAGATATACATGAAGTAGGTGGAATGTTCTGTCAGCGCATGTACGAATTCGGTGCCGCGAACTACCATGAGGGAACTATACGCAACAAAGATGTGTGGGAAGGTAATCTCTCCAACGTAAAGGGTGGTGTAGATATCGATGTCGGTCGTTTAGTACTGGATGCTCAGGATTTGGCGGGTGACATATCCATTTACAATCGATTCGGTACGACCCGCTTGAGCCAGTCATCCCGGGAATCCGGGACCCGGTGTAACCTCAGGACCGTATCAGGGGAGACAAAACTGGTGTTGGATGAAAGCCTCGCGAAAAAGGTCAGCCTGGTGATGTATACACGCTGTGGGGTCTTGAAATTAGGTAAGGCGAAGGACGAGATGCGGATATATTCGACGTATAACGACGGGCATCGCATCACAGCTGGAACTACGTACGATACAACCCAAGCGGACTACCTGCTTCTTACAGAAAGTGGCACAGCTGAAGTCGAGTTGTTGAATGGCTCCGATTCGTAG